One window of Paroedura picta isolate Pp20150507F chromosome 2, Ppicta_v3.0, whole genome shotgun sequence genomic DNA carries:
- the LOC143830449 gene encoding uncharacterized protein LOC143830449, which translates to MSMLKRLAHLIEIQTQDYKVFLDGLIKNISKEIQDGKEEVFNRNDGSITVTDDSFKQGGKPTAEEKSEIQDRQCKCISPHHERGSPRKSEIHIFKEIQDAKEDVFNRNNGSITVADDSSKQGGKPTVEEKSEILETENGRPEFCSPDKDTLFKKTYSHLKATVYKNQSKEIWICSESNRFKGSLWGGNCIDTGVQEVQRPQDLSMHILRERVQLHFLRQRPMGQNIILRERQDVASLEMRPP; encoded by the coding sequence atgtctatgttaaaaagattggctcatctaatagagatacaaacccaagattacaaagtatttttagatggattgatcaaaaatatctccaaggagatccaagatggcaaagaagaagtcttcaataggaatgatggatcaataacagtgactgatgacagctttaaacaaggtggaaaaccaacagcagaagagaaatctgaaattcaagaCAGGCAGTGCAAATGTATTTCTCCCCATCATGAGAGGGGATCCCCAcggaaatctgaaattcatatcttcaaggagatccaagatgccaaggaagacgtctttaacaggaataatggatcaataacagtggctgatgacagctctaaacaaggtggaaaaccaacagtagaagagaaatctgaaattctggagacggaaaatgggaggccggagttctgcagcccagataaggacaccctttttaaaaagacatacagccatctcaaagcaacagtgtacaaaaatcaatcaaaagaaatatggatctgcagtgaaagtaaccgatttaaaggatctctctgggggggaaattgtattgatactggagtccaggaggtgcaacggcctcaagatttatcgatgcatattctgcgggaaagagtacaactgcactttctacgccaaaggccaatgggacagaatataattttacgggaacgacaagatgtagcaagcctcgagatgagacccccttaa